One region of Aureibacillus halotolerans genomic DNA includes:
- a CDS encoding LiaF transmembrane domain-containing protein, with the protein MHDPHHRKKHPIFGTLLAGLGVIIFLAVLGLNLGNIIRLGVAVLFFYLAWKCHTSRKESKTATIIFAVIGGILLISSLDILIGLAISALFIWLGTKLLKGKKEPEIEIVTPGYFETNAQAHSFDKEFERKMNTKKYN; encoded by the coding sequence GTGCACGATCCTCATCATCGCAAAAAGCACCCGATATTCGGTACATTGCTCGCAGGTCTTGGTGTGATTATCTTTCTCGCTGTGCTCGGTTTGAATTTAGGAAATATCATTCGATTAGGTGTTGCTGTACTGTTTTTCTATCTTGCGTGGAAATGCCACACATCACGTAAAGAATCGAAAACAGCCACAATTATTTTCGCCGTCATCGGTGGTATTCTGCTCATCAGCTCACTTGATATATTGATCGGGCTTGCCATATCAGCTCTTTTTATATGGCTCGGCACAAAATTATTAAAAGGCAAAAAGGAGCCAGAGATCGAGATCGTCACGCCTGGTTACTTTGAAACGAACGCCCAAGCTCATTCGTTTGACAAAGAATTTGAAAGAAAAATGAACACAAAAAAATATAATTAA
- a CDS encoding PspA/IM30 family protein: protein MMMFKRLRDLTKASINDGIDKLENPVSLLNQYIRDMEEEIARAQQAVSKHMAVEDRFGRQLQETKDLIERRTRQAQTAMDAGEEILARKALTERYHHEQKIENYEAYYAQAKEQVEELQSQLNELRSQYSDLKDRKHVLIARANAAKTQEQMLTAIESFDNESAMKGFNRMEERIAEKESKVRVLRQNRAYSSTSDRVENIEMNNAIDEQLSKLRKPSASPEKVEKASSTTTSSSS from the coding sequence ATGATGATGTTTAAACGTTTACGTGACCTAACAAAGGCAAGCATTAATGATGGTATTGATAAGCTGGAGAATCCTGTCTCCCTTTTGAACCAGTATATTCGTGACATGGAAGAAGAAATTGCCCGTGCACAGCAAGCTGTAAGTAAGCATATGGCAGTTGAAGATCGTTTTGGACGTCAGTTGCAAGAAACAAAAGACCTCATTGAGCGCCGTACTCGTCAAGCGCAAACTGCCATGGATGCAGGTGAAGAAATTTTAGCAAGAAAAGCCCTAACCGAACGCTATCACCACGAACAAAAAATTGAAAACTATGAAGCCTATTACGCTCAAGCTAAAGAACAGGTGGAAGAGCTTCAATCACAATTGAACGAGCTTCGCAGCCAATATAGTGATTTAAAAGACCGTAAGCATGTGTTGATTGCAAGAGCCAATGCCGCAAAAACACAGGAACAGATGCTTACTGCGATTGAGTCCTTCGATAATGAGAGTGCAATGAAAGGTTTCAATCGTATGGAAGAACGAATTGCTGAGAAAGAATCAAAAGTACGAGTGTTGCGTCAAAACCGTGCCTATTCTTCCACAAGCGACCGTGTTGAAAACATTGAAATGAACAATGCGATTGATGAACAACTTTCTAAATTACGCAAGCCTTCAGCTTCTCCAGAGAAAGTCGAAAAGGCGTCATCAACAACTACTAGCAGTTCCTCATGA
- the liaF gene encoding cell wall-active antibiotics response protein LiaF → MRKKNSLFGYLVMLLGFFILLEILIESIDISDFFGPALFFIIGLHFYRRGRKLLGGSLLAISVVILFNVFSVDISGLVFAFALIVAGYYLLSTKHKRPKKVREDEEESPTFTTDWDKEFDKEFEEAMGHQMHSQGGTSSHSSSHKKHAHSFDDHVAVNFSRSSLIGDFKMVDQRFELKHSKISNGIGDMTIDLSKAIILQEETTLQLSGMIGDITIYVPYDLDVFVEASVTVGDLEVLGYKQGGLNRKVKVKSNRYDHSIKKVKLDISLQVGDVSVRYI, encoded by the coding sequence ATGAGAAAAAAGAACTCTCTATTTGGATATCTTGTTATGCTGCTGGGTTTCTTCATCCTATTGGAGATCCTCATTGAGAGCATTGATATATCCGACTTCTTTGGTCCTGCTTTGTTCTTTATCATTGGTCTGCATTTTTACCGCCGTGGACGAAAGCTGCTTGGCGGGTCATTATTAGCCATCAGTGTTGTCATTCTTTTTAATGTGTTCTCTGTCGATATATCTGGATTGGTGTTTGCCTTTGCATTAATCGTTGCAGGCTATTACCTTCTGTCAACGAAGCATAAACGACCAAAAAAGGTACGGGAAGACGAAGAGGAATCACCAACGTTTACAACAGACTGGGATAAAGAATTTGACAAAGAGTTTGAAGAAGCCATGGGACATCAGATGCATTCTCAAGGGGGAACGTCTTCGCACTCCTCTTCTCATAAGAAACATGCACATTCATTCGATGACCACGTCGCTGTGAACTTTTCGAGAAGCTCCCTTATTGGTGATTTCAAAATGGTGGACCAGCGATTTGAATTAAAGCATTCTAAAATTTCGAATGGAATCGGTGACATGACAATTGATTTGTCAAAAGCCATCATCCTTCAAGAAGAAACAACTCTTCAATTAAGTGGAATGATCGGGGATATAACGATTTATGTACCTTACGACCTCGATGTGTTTGTTGAAGCTTCTGTAACGGTTGGTGACCTAGAGGTATTAGGTTACAAACAAGGTGGATTGAATCGGAAGGTTAAGGTAAAGAGCAATCGATATGATCATTCCATCAAAAAGGTGAAGCTCGACATTTCTCTTCAAGTGGGCGACGTGTCAGTGAGGTATATTTAA
- a CDS encoding HAMP domain-containing sensor histidine kinase has protein sequence MQQQRKLSNTQWKFVRFGAWISGAVSFIAILVLTLLRELTWTWWVQETFIGIPISFLMILGCSFIGAMSGYILGNLFKKRIELFSQSILDLERGNFTKLIPDLGDDEFGEMAKQLNAMASRIEAQIASLQKLSNERAEWSDGMKQKAVNEERQRLARELHDAVSQQLFAISMMSSALQQTIADDSPAQKQIEAVERMAGTAQSEMRALLLHLRPAHLEGKGLVEGLEELLMELHSKQEVDIEWHMGSPSHIPKGVEDHLFRVSQEALSNILRHSQASKILFKVTTVQKQLRIEIADNGIGFNVEQQRTSSYGLKTMQERIIEVGGVLEIHSLPNKGTTIHIKVPLLAQKGE, from the coding sequence ATGCAACAACAACGTAAGCTATCAAATACTCAATGGAAATTTGTTCGCTTCGGAGCCTGGATATCGGGTGCTGTCAGTTTCATTGCAATCCTTGTTTTAACGCTTCTCAGAGAGTTGACGTGGACATGGTGGGTGCAAGAAACGTTTATCGGCATCCCGATTTCTTTTTTAATGATTTTGGGATGTAGCTTTATTGGGGCGATGAGCGGCTATATTTTAGGAAATCTTTTTAAAAAGAGAATTGAACTCTTTTCGCAATCGATTCTTGATTTAGAGAGAGGAAATTTCACGAAGCTCATCCCAGATTTAGGGGATGATGAATTTGGCGAGATGGCGAAGCAGCTTAACGCGATGGCGAGTAGAATCGAGGCGCAAATTGCGTCGTTGCAAAAGCTCTCAAATGAACGAGCGGAATGGAGCGACGGCATGAAACAAAAAGCCGTCAATGAAGAACGCCAACGCCTCGCGAGAGAATTGCATGACGCCGTTAGTCAACAGTTGTTTGCGATTTCAATGATGTCTTCTGCTCTACAACAAACGATTGCTGATGATAGTCCTGCACAGAAACAGATTGAGGCCGTTGAGCGCATGGCTGGCACCGCACAATCTGAGATGAGAGCCCTTCTCTTACATCTTCGTCCCGCACATTTAGAAGGAAAAGGATTAGTCGAAGGTCTTGAAGAATTACTTATGGAGCTACACTCCAAACAAGAGGTTGATATCGAGTGGCATATGGGATCACCAAGCCATATTCCGAAAGGCGTTGAGGACCACCTTTTTCGCGTGTCTCAAGAAGCATTATCAAATATTCTCAGACATAGCCAAGCATCAAAGATTTTATTTAAAGTGACGACTGTTCAAAAACAGCTTCGTATTGAAATCGCCGATAACGGCATAGGGTTTAATGTTGAGCAGCAACGCACGTCGTCGTATGGCTTAAAGACAATGCAAGAGCGCATTATCGAAGTTGGCGGAGTGCTCGAAATACATTCTTTGCCGAATAAAGGAACGACAATCCATATCAAGGTTCCACTTCTCGCCCAAAAAGGAGAGTAA
- a CDS encoding response regulator, whose translation MIKVLLVDDHEMVRMGLAAYLSTQEDIDVIGEASNGKDGIKLATERQPDVILMDLVMDGMNGIEATKAIIEKNPAARIIVLTSFMDDEKVYPVIEAGAMSYLLKTSKAWDISQAIRATFRGEGVMETQVTNKMIQRMRTANQKQPHDQLTVRELEVLKLIADGQSNQDIADTLCITIKTVKTHVSSIFQKLDVYDRTQAAIYALRHHIAE comes from the coding sequence ATGATAAAAGTATTGCTTGTTGACGATCATGAAATGGTACGAATGGGGCTCGCCGCTTATTTAAGTACACAGGAGGACATTGATGTCATTGGCGAGGCGTCAAACGGCAAAGATGGGATCAAATTAGCCACTGAGCGTCAGCCTGACGTTATTTTAATGGATTTAGTGATGGATGGAATGAATGGAATCGAGGCAACGAAGGCGATTATTGAGAAAAATCCAGCAGCCCGAATTATTGTACTCACTAGTTTTATGGATGATGAAAAGGTCTATCCTGTCATTGAAGCGGGAGCCATGAGCTACTTGTTGAAAACCTCTAAAGCGTGGGACATTTCTCAAGCAATAAGGGCTACGTTCCGTGGCGAAGGCGTCATGGAAACGCAAGTAACGAACAAGATGATCCAGAGAATGCGAACAGCAAATCAAAAACAACCCCATGATCAGCTTACTGTACGGGAGCTTGAAGTGCTTAAGCTCATCGCGGATGGACAATCCAATCAAGATATTGCCGACACACTATGCATTACGATCAAAACCGTTAAAACCCATGTCAGTAGCATCTTTCAAAAGCTTGATGTGTATGATCGAACGCAGGCAGCCATCTATGCATTACGTCATCATATCGCTGAATAA
- a CDS encoding YhcN/YlaJ family sporulation lipoprotein, with product MDKRILRYVLSGAAAAALLTGCANGSTDNGEQSLQRNSASELRQVRYDNNRYSMRYDNAQDGQPGLRRMSETNNDVDMNNERFRVAEKASEKVTELEEVEDATVVVTNHNAFVGVKLKDGNENAMSSETKKKVADKVREADNSIERVYVSANADFLDRLQGYVTDIENGKPISGFVDEFNETIQRIFPKAQ from the coding sequence ATGGACAAACGTATATTGCGATATGTATTATCTGGTGCTGCAGCCGCAGCTCTACTAACAGGTTGTGCGAATGGTTCTACGGATAATGGAGAGCAAAGCCTTCAACGGAATAGCGCTTCAGAACTCCGTCAAGTGCGTTATGATAACAACCGCTACAGTATGCGTTATGATAACGCGCAGGATGGCCAACCAGGGCTACGTCGTATGTCTGAAACGAATAACGATGTAGATATGAACAATGAGCGCTTCCGAGTTGCTGAAAAAGCTTCTGAAAAAGTGACAGAGCTTGAAGAAGTAGAAGATGCTACCGTGGTTGTAACAAATCACAACGCCTTCGTCGGTGTGAAGCTAAAAGATGGCAATGAAAACGCCATGTCTTCAGAAACGAAGAAGAAAGTAGCAGACAAGGTTCGTGAAGCGGACAACTCTATCGAACGTGTGTATGTCTCCGCAAATGCAGATTTTCTAGATCGCTTACAAGGTTACGTGACGGATATTGAAAACGGAAAACCGATTAGCGGTTTTGTTGATGAATTCAATGAAACCATTCAGCGTATTTTCCCTAAAGCTCAATAA
- a CDS encoding DUF421 domain-containing protein, translating into MMWIDLITVLVRLIIILPFLWLILLFMGQRSMNRLGIFDFMIVLLIGSLVGADLADPHIVYWPTLIALTCIALLQKTAAICKMKWQQVRKVANFEPLLVIFDGKMLSERLLDVQYSPDNILELLREQSIFSVNDVYAGYVENSGSLSIVKQSARSTFFVTVVMEKRIIASALDSVAMSLPEFKALLATHELSVDELLYCGINEAKQLEWSRYGEAPSFDPALQ; encoded by the coding sequence ATGATGTGGATTGATTTAATCACTGTTCTCGTTAGGCTCATTATTATTTTGCCGTTTTTATGGCTCATTTTGTTGTTTATGGGACAACGCTCTATGAACCGCTTAGGTATTTTTGATTTTATGATCGTGCTGTTGATCGGTTCGCTTGTTGGGGCCGACCTCGCTGATCCTCATATTGTGTATTGGCCTACGCTTATTGCCCTCACCTGTATCGCACTTCTTCAAAAAACAGCTGCCATTTGCAAAATGAAATGGCAGCAGGTACGGAAGGTGGCGAATTTCGAACCATTGCTTGTCATCTTTGACGGAAAAATGCTGAGTGAGCGACTCCTTGATGTCCAATACAGTCCTGACAATATTCTTGAGCTTTTGCGAGAGCAAAGCATCTTCTCAGTCAATGACGTCTATGCAGGCTATGTTGAGAATTCTGGTAGTTTGTCCATTGTTAAACAAAGTGCACGTTCGACGTTTTTTGTCACTGTTGTCATGGAAAAACGTATTATTGCTTCTGCACTCGATAGCGTTGCGATGAGTCTTCCTGAATTTAAAGCCTTGCTTGCCACACATGAGTTATCCGTCGATGAGCTTCTGTACTGTGGAATAAATGAAGCCAAGCAATTGGAATGGTCTCGTTATGGCGAAGCTCCATCATTTGACCCTGCGCTTCAATAA
- a CDS encoding D-2-hydroxyacid dehydrogenase, whose translation MRLYIGRNISKEIMLRLQEANPEWTIVSKDSVEDEMQELQRADAVAAPSSEMLKRMTTTAGSVKWVHTWSAGVDNVPLKELSENGITVTTSSGVHGVPIAETIFALMLGWTRKIPQYVRQQKDRKWHHANMNAEMYGTTVGLFGTGAIGQETAKRCKAFGMNVLGISRSGRAVEGFDEIFAEQQTNIVLDRCDFVVNSLPLTEATTGFFGKEQFGVMKPNAFFVNVGRGKTVDEDALLHALERGTIAGAGLDVFETEPLPESHPFWTMDQVVMTPHTAGSTLHYDERVCDILNDNMSSLTSKGTLSVNVVDVKLGY comes from the coding sequence ATGCGATTATATATAGGCAGAAACATTTCCAAGGAAATAATGTTGCGTCTTCAGGAGGCGAACCCTGAGTGGACGATTGTCTCGAAAGACAGTGTCGAGGATGAAATGCAGGAATTGCAACGGGCTGACGCTGTGGCGGCTCCTTCAAGTGAAATGCTGAAACGGATGACCACTACTGCTGGGTCAGTGAAATGGGTGCATACGTGGAGCGCAGGGGTCGACAATGTGCCACTAAAGGAACTTTCTGAGAATGGCATCACGGTGACGACGTCAAGTGGCGTGCATGGTGTTCCTATCGCTGAAACAATCTTTGCATTAATGCTTGGTTGGACCCGTAAAATTCCTCAATATGTCCGGCAGCAAAAGGACCGAAAATGGCATCATGCCAATATGAATGCGGAGATGTATGGGACGACCGTAGGGCTTTTTGGAACTGGAGCGATTGGGCAAGAAACGGCAAAGCGCTGTAAAGCATTTGGCATGAATGTGCTTGGCATTTCTAGAAGTGGGAGAGCGGTTGAAGGTTTTGACGAAATATTTGCGGAACAGCAAACAAATATCGTATTGGATCGATGCGACTTTGTCGTTAATAGTTTGCCGCTCACAGAGGCAACAACGGGCTTTTTTGGAAAGGAACAGTTTGGAGTAATGAAGCCCAATGCTTTCTTTGTCAATGTCGGTCGGGGAAAGACAGTGGATGAGGATGCGTTGTTGCATGCACTTGAAAGGGGCACAATAGCAGGTGCAGGTCTGGATGTATTTGAAACGGAGCCCCTTCCAGAATCTCATCCGTTTTGGACTATGGATCAAGTGGTGATGACGCCACATACCGCAGGCTCAACTCTCCATTACGATGAGCGTGTATGCGACATCTTGAACGACAACATGAGCTCCTTAACGAGTAAGGGCACACTTTCTGTCAATGTGGTTGATGTCAAACTCGGTTATTGA
- the msrA gene encoding peptide-methionine (S)-S-oxide reductase MsrA, which translates to MEQATFAGGCFWCMVKPFDQEPGIETVLSGYTGGHTEHPTYEEVCSNQTGHFEAVQITFDPEVMSYEKLLDYFWQQIDPTDAGGQFHDRGSSYETAIFYHSDAQKHLAEASKEALETSGKFSKPIVTKILPAKPFYLAEEHHQDYYKKNPGHYERYSKGSGRADFIQRNWGNSKKPSKQELRDRLTDIQYAVTQENATERPFTNEYYNNVAEGIYVDIVSGKPLFSSRDQYDAGCGWPSFTRPIDEKEVIEKSDLTHGMIRTEVRSHEADSHLGHVFNDGPGPNGLRYCINSAALRFIPKANLENEGFGAYSVLFDKE; encoded by the coding sequence ATGGAACAAGCAACATTTGCTGGTGGCTGTTTTTGGTGTATGGTGAAGCCATTTGACCAAGAACCAGGGATTGAGACGGTTTTATCTGGCTATACAGGTGGGCATACAGAACATCCGACGTATGAAGAGGTTTGTTCGAACCAAACAGGGCATTTTGAGGCCGTACAGATTACGTTCGACCCTGAGGTGATGTCCTATGAAAAACTGCTAGACTATTTTTGGCAACAGATCGATCCAACGGATGCGGGAGGACAGTTTCATGACCGTGGTTCGTCATATGAAACAGCCATTTTTTATCATTCGGATGCACAGAAACATTTAGCTGAAGCATCTAAGGAAGCTTTGGAGACAAGCGGGAAATTCTCCAAACCGATTGTGACAAAAATCCTTCCGGCGAAGCCGTTTTACCTTGCTGAAGAGCATCACCAGGACTACTACAAAAAGAATCCAGGCCATTATGAACGCTATTCTAAAGGGTCGGGTCGCGCTGATTTCATTCAACGGAATTGGGGCAACAGTAAGAAACCTTCCAAACAAGAGTTGCGTGATCGACTAACTGATATTCAATACGCAGTCACACAGGAAAATGCGACAGAACGCCCCTTCACGAATGAGTATTATAATAATGTAGCAGAAGGCATTTACGTTGACATTGTCTCTGGGAAGCCCCTATTTAGTTCCCGCGATCAATACGATGCAGGATGTGGCTGGCCAAGTTTCACTCGACCAATTGATGAAAAGGAAGTCATTGAAAAAAGTGATTTGACACACGGTATGATTCGTACAGAAGTTCGTAGTCACGAAGCAGATTCACATTTAGGCCATGTGTTTAATGATGGTCCTGGGCCAAATGGATTACGGTACTGTATTAACTCTGCGGCATTGCGCTTTATCCCTAAGGCAAACCTTGAGAATGAAGGATTTGGGGCTTACAGCGTATTGTTCGACAAGGAATAA
- a CDS encoding type 1 glutamine amidotransferase yields the protein MTALHCIQHVSFETPAFIEDWAKHRGVKLTSTLAEEDPTFLEGKRADGLIVLGGPMGVNDETLYSWLAPEKTFLKQSLATDKPILGICLGAQLIAQLLGSTIFQGNRPEIGWFEIQKQNNTGRTLFSSWPQTLTPFHWHNDQFTLPPGAVSLGGNKMCECQGFSLNDRVVGLQCHFEMRPKDIETLIEHDGQALNHPASTVMTRSEIMERNSTFTKAPNDLLNELLDKLFLDKEQEVR from the coding sequence ATGACGGCACTTCATTGCATACAACATGTTTCTTTTGAAACACCAGCATTTATAGAAGATTGGGCAAAGCATCGTGGCGTGAAACTCACAAGTACACTTGCAGAGGAAGATCCGACGTTCCTTGAAGGCAAACGAGCGGACGGGCTAATCGTATTGGGTGGCCCAATGGGTGTGAATGATGAGACATTGTATTCATGGCTAGCACCTGAAAAAACATTTCTGAAACAGAGTCTTGCGACGGACAAACCGATTCTAGGAATTTGCTTAGGTGCTCAGCTTATTGCGCAGCTGCTTGGTTCAACGATTTTTCAGGGCAATCGACCAGAGATTGGCTGGTTCGAAATACAAAAACAAAACAACACTGGGAGGACTCTTTTTTCGTCATGGCCGCAAACGCTAACGCCTTTCCATTGGCACAATGATCAATTCACACTGCCTCCTGGTGCAGTTTCTCTAGGCGGAAATAAGATGTGTGAGTGTCAGGGATTTTCATTGAACGATCGAGTTGTAGGCTTACAATGCCATTTTGAAATGAGACCAAAGGATATTGAAACATTAATTGAGCATGATGGACAGGCACTGAATCACCCAGCAAGCACTGTGATGACAAGGTCAGAAATAATGGAACGTAACTCGACTTTTACAAAAGCTCCAAACGACCTCTTGAACGAACTATTAGACAAGCTTTTTCTAGATAAAGAGCAGGAAGTTCGCTAA
- a CDS encoding pyruvate oxidase yields MSTTAADHLVQRLKAWNISHIYGMPGDSINNVIESLRKTSDAIDFIQIRHEETGALAAAAYAKLTGKIGACLSIGGPGAIHLLNGLYDAKNDSAPVLAIIGQVSSESMGRDAFQEVALDRLFNDVAVYCQSVTSADSLPDIANQAIRTAYAEKGVAVIIVPDDIAAQKLDSILPHTSVSLHKRVDELPPADALSTAIDALSKAKKPVILAGKGAMHARKELEAFADHWAAPVIVSFLGKGVIPDEHPFMLGHLGQIGTKPAYEAMEETDLLIMVGTSFPYRDFLPDDAPAIQIDNDPTQMGKRYPITCGLLGDAKTTLKELIQATPRINERNFLEACQKTMEHWRAHLAHDEEAYTNPILAHQVVPEVQRLTNDDAVVSIDVGNVTVWAARHFKAVNHQFVSSGWLATMGCGLPGAIAAKIAYPERQVIAFCGDGGFAMGMQDFLTAVKYELPMLIIVMNNEVLGMIKYEQQVGGHLNEGIELHGANYAKFAEACGGEGYRVETRDELRPALEKAVLSKKPTIVDVVIKDQPPLPGKINVHQALNYSKYLLKEAFENHSTELPPLKKSLQRFF; encoded by the coding sequence ATGTCAACGACTGCCGCAGACCATCTGGTACAACGACTTAAGGCATGGAATATATCTCATATTTACGGTATGCCTGGTGATTCAATAAACAATGTGATTGAATCTTTACGGAAAACGTCTGATGCGATTGATTTTATTCAAATAAGACACGAAGAAACCGGTGCATTGGCAGCTGCTGCTTATGCAAAATTAACAGGAAAGATTGGTGCTTGCTTATCCATTGGCGGTCCAGGAGCGATTCATTTACTTAATGGGTTATATGATGCCAAAAACGATAGCGCACCTGTGCTGGCGATTATCGGACAAGTGTCCAGTGAAAGTATGGGACGAGACGCCTTTCAAGAAGTCGCTTTAGACCGCTTGTTTAATGATGTTGCCGTGTACTGCCAATCAGTGACTTCGGCGGATTCACTGCCGGACATTGCCAATCAAGCCATTCGAACGGCATACGCTGAAAAAGGCGTTGCCGTTATCATTGTCCCGGACGATATCGCGGCACAAAAACTTGATTCAATCTTACCTCATACATCCGTTTCCCTTCACAAGCGTGTGGATGAGCTTCCACCTGCAGATGCGTTGTCTACTGCAATCGATGCTCTTTCGAAAGCGAAAAAGCCGGTCATTCTTGCGGGAAAAGGAGCCATGCACGCGCGCAAAGAGCTTGAAGCATTTGCAGATCATTGGGCTGCCCCTGTCATTGTAAGCTTTCTAGGAAAAGGAGTTATACCAGACGAACACCCCTTCATGCTTGGGCATTTAGGTCAAATTGGGACAAAACCTGCGTATGAAGCTATGGAAGAAACAGACCTGCTTATTATGGTTGGGACATCCTTTCCCTATCGTGATTTTTTGCCCGATGATGCGCCCGCCATTCAAATTGACAACGATCCCACGCAAATGGGAAAACGGTACCCGATTACATGTGGATTGCTAGGAGACGCCAAAACCACTCTAAAAGAACTTATTCAGGCAACCCCACGAATAAACGAGCGGAACTTCCTCGAAGCATGTCAGAAAACGATGGAGCATTGGCGTGCTCATTTAGCGCATGATGAAGAAGCTTACACGAACCCCATTCTCGCACACCAGGTCGTTCCTGAAGTACAGCGATTGACGAACGATGACGCCGTCGTTTCTATTGATGTAGGCAATGTAACCGTATGGGCTGCTCGTCATTTTAAAGCTGTCAATCACCAGTTTGTATCTTCAGGTTGGCTAGCCACTATGGGATGTGGACTCCCTGGCGCTATTGCCGCGAAGATTGCGTATCCAGAGAGGCAAGTCATTGCTTTTTGTGGAGATGGCGGCTTCGCAATGGGCATGCAGGATTTTCTGACTGCCGTTAAATATGAACTGCCCATGCTGATTATTGTGATGAACAACGAAGTTCTTGGCATGATTAAATACGAGCAGCAAGTCGGCGGTCACCTTAATGAAGGCATTGAGTTGCACGGCGCAAACTATGCAAAGTTTGCGGAGGCGTGCGGCGGTGAGGGCTATCGTGTGGAAACTCGAGACGAGCTGCGCCCTGCTCTTGAAAAGGCTGTCCTGTCAAAAAAACCGACCATTGTTGACGTGGTCATCAAGGACCAACCGCCACTACCTGGAAAAATTAATGTGCATCAGGCGCTTAACTATTCTAAATACCTGCTGAAAGAAGCATTCGAGAATCATTCGACCGAACTACCGCCATTGAAGAAAAGCCTGCAGCGATTTTTCTAG